In a genomic window of Vulpes vulpes isolate BD-2025 chromosome 6, VulVul3, whole genome shotgun sequence:
- the FOS gene encoding protein c-Fos — MMFSGFNADYEASSSRCSSASPAGDNLSYYHSPADSFSSMGSPVNAQDFCTDLAVSSANFIPTVTAISTSPDLQWLVQPTLVSSVAPSQTRAPHPYGVPTPSAGAYSRAGVVKTMTGGRAQSIGRRGKVEQLSPEEEEKRRIRRERNKMAAAKCRNRRRELTDTLQAETDQLEDEKSALQTEIANLLKEKEKLEFILAAHRPACKIPDDLGFPEEMSVASLDLSGGLPEAATPESEEAFTLPLLNDPEPKPSVEPVKSIGSMELKAEPFDDFLFPASSRPSGSETARSVPDMDLSGSFYAADWEPLHGGSLGMGPMATEPEPLCTPVVTCTPSCTTYTSSFVFTYPEADSFPSCAAAHRKGSSSNEPSSDSLSSPTLLAL; from the exons ATGATGTTCTCTGGTTTCAACGCCGACTACGAGGCGTCCTCCTCCCGCTGCAGCAGCGCGTCCCCGGCCGGGGACAACCTCTCCTACTACCACTCCCCGGCCGACTCCTTCTCCAGCATGGGCTCTCCCGTCAATGCGCAG GACTTCTGCACCGATCTGGCCGTCTCCAGTGCCAACTTTATCCCGACGGTGACCGCCATCTCCACCAGCCCGGACCTGCAGTGGCTGGTGCAGCCCACCCTGGTCTCCTCCGTGGCCCCGTCCCAGACCAGAGCCCCCCACCCGTATGGAGTCCCCACCCCCTCGGCTGGGGCTTACTCCAGGGCTGGCGTAGTGAAGACCATGACGGGAGGCAGAGCTCAGAGCATTGGCCGGAGGGGCAAGGTGGAACAG CTGtccccagaagaagaagagaaaaggagaatccGAAGGGAAAGGAATAAGATGGCTGCAGCCAAGTGCCGGAACCGCAGGAGGGAGCTGACTGACACGCTCCAAGCG GAGACAGACCAACTAGAAGACGAGAAGTCTGCTCTGCAGACCGAGATCGCCAACCtgctgaaggagaaggagaaactaGAGTTCATCCTGGCAGCTCACCGACCTGCCTGCAAGATCCCTGATGACCTGGGCTTCCCCGAAGAGATGTCCGTGGCTTCCCTAGATCTGAGCGGGGGCCTGCCCGAAGCTGCCACCCCGGAGTCCGAGGAGGCTTTCACCCTGCCCCTCCTCAATGATCCTGAGCCCAAGCCCTCCGTGGAGCCCGTCAAGAGCATCGGCAGCATGGAGCTGAAGGCCGAGCCCTTTGATGACTTCCTGTTTCCAGCATCATCCAGGCCCAGCGGCTCGGAGACCGCCCGCTCCGTGCCAGACATGGACCTGTCTGGTTCCTTCTATGCAGCAGACTGGGAGCCCCTGCATGGTGGCTCCCTGGGGATGGGGCCCATGGCCACAGAGCCCGAGCCTCTGTGCACCCCCGTAGTCACCTGTACTCCTAGCTGCACTACCTACACGTCTTCCTTCGTCTTCACCTACCCTGAGGCTGACTCCTTCCCCAGCTGTGCGGCCGCTCATCGCAAGGGCAGCAGCAGCAACGAACCCTCCTCTGACTCGCTCAGCTCACCCACGCTGCTGGCCCTGTGA